The nucleotide sequence CTTCGGCCACCACCTGCGCAACCTTGGTGTTCAGGCCCTGACCCATTTCAGTGCCGCCATGGTTCAGGTGGATGCTGCCGTCGGTGTAGACGTGGATCAGCGCGCCGGCCTGGTTGAGGAAGCTGGCGGTAAACGAAATGCCGAATTTCACCGGCGTCAGCGCCAGGCCTTTTTTCAGGATCGGGCTGTTGGCGTTGTAGTGGCGGATCGCTTCGCGACGCTCGGCGTACTGGCTGCTTTCCTCCAGCTCGGCGGTCATTTCCTCGAGCATGTTGTGCTCGACGGTCTGGTAGTAGTGAGTGACGTTGCGCTCGGTCTTGCCGTAATAGTTGGCCTTGCGTACCGCCAGTGGATCAAGCCCCAGGTGCCGGGCGATGGCGTCCATGACTTCTTCGATGGCAACCATGCCTTGCGGGCCGCCGAAGCCACGGTAAGCGGTGTTCGACGCGGTGTTGGTCTTGCAGCGATGACCGTTGATGGTTGCATCGCCCAGGTAGTAGGCGTTGTCGGCGTGGAACATTGCCCGGTCGACAATCGACGCCGACAGGTCCGGCGAGCAGCCGCAGTTGCCGGCCAGTTCCAGGGCGATGCCGTGCAGGCGCCCGTTGCTGTCAAAGCCCACGTCATATTCGATGTAGAAGGGGTGGCGCTTGCCGGTCATCAACATGTCTTCGACCCTTGGCAGGCGCATCTTGGTCGGCTGGCCGGTGAGGTGCGCGATCACCGCACACAGGCATGCCGGGCTGGCGGCCTGGGTTTCCTTGCCGCCAAAGCCGCCGCCCATGCGGCGCATGTCCACCACGACCTTGTTCATCGACACACCCAGCACTTCGGCCACCAGTTTCTGCACTTCGGTGGGGTTCTGGGTCGAGCAGTAGACGATCATGCCGCCGTCTTCGGTGGGCATCACCGAGGAGATCTGGGTCTCGAGGTAAAAGTGTTCCTGCCCGCCGATGTGCAACGAGCCCTGGATGCGATGCTCGGCGCTCGCCAGTGCGGTGGCTGAATCGCCGCGCTGGTGGGTGTGGCTGTCGAGCACGAAGTGGCGTTTGCGCAGGGCTTCGACCACGTCCAGCACCGGTTCCAGGTCTTCATATTCGATGATCGCCGCCATCGCCGCCTTGCGTGCGGTTTCCAGGTCCCGGGCAGCAACGGCCAGCACCGGTTGGCCGACGAACTGCACGTCGTCAATCGCCAGCAGCGGGTCACCGGGCAACAGCGGGCCGATGTCCTTGAGGCCCGGAATGTCTTCATGGGTGATGGCGATGCGCACGCCTTCGAAGGCGTAGCACGGCGTGGTGTCGATGCGCAGGATCCGCGCGTGGGCGCGGTCCGACAGTCGGGCGTAGACGTGCAACTGGTTGGGGAATTCGAGACGGTCGTCGATGTACTGCGCTTCACCGGTCACATGCTTGGCGGCGCTGTCATGCTTGACGCTGCGACCGACGCCGGTGGTCAGGTCGCGGGCAAACAGCTCGGCCAGTTCGGCTTGGGTCTTCTCTACGGCGTGATGGTTAGACATAAGCGGTCACCCGAGTCTCGATGTGCGGCGTTTGCAGTTCGATGAAGTATTTGCGCAGCAGGTTGCGGGCGCTGAGCAGGCGGTACTCCTTGCTGGCGCGAAAGTCCGACAAAGGCGTGAAGTCTTCGGCCAGGGCGGCGCAGGCGCGCTCGAGGGTGCTGTCGTTCCATTGCGCGCCGATCAGGGCCGACTCGCAATGCTTGGCACGCTTGGGGATCGCGGCCATGCCACCGAAAGCCACGCGCGCATCGCGGACCACGCCGTTGTCGATGCGCAGGTTGAACGCGGCACACACCGCGGAGATGTCATCGTCCAGGCGCTTGGACACCTTGTAGGCGCGGAACGCCTGCTCGGCGCTGGCTCGGGGCACGATGATCTT is from Pseudomonas sp. B21-056 and encodes:
- the xdhB gene encoding xanthine dehydrogenase molybdopterin binding subunit, with product MSNHHAVEKTQAELAELFARDLTTGVGRSVKHDSAAKHVTGEAQYIDDRLEFPNQLHVYARLSDRAHARILRIDTTPCYAFEGVRIAITHEDIPGLKDIGPLLPGDPLLAIDDVQFVGQPVLAVAARDLETARKAAMAAIIEYEDLEPVLDVVEALRKRHFVLDSHTHQRGDSATALASAEHRIQGSLHIGGQEHFYLETQISSVMPTEDGGMIVYCSTQNPTEVQKLVAEVLGVSMNKVVVDMRRMGGGFGGKETQAASPACLCAVIAHLTGQPTKMRLPRVEDMLMTGKRHPFYIEYDVGFDSNGRLHGIALELAGNCGCSPDLSASIVDRAMFHADNAYYLGDATINGHRCKTNTASNTAYRGFGGPQGMVAIEEVMDAIARHLGLDPLAVRKANYYGKTERNVTHYYQTVEHNMLEEMTAELEESSQYAERREAIRHYNANSPILKKGLALTPVKFGISFTASFLNQAGALIHVYTDGSIHLNHGGTEMGQGLNTKVAQVVAEVFQVEMDRVQITATNTDKVPNTSPTAASSGADLNGKAAQNAAETIKRRLVEFAARQYKVSEEDVAFHNGHVRVRDHILSFEALVQQAYFAQVSLSSTGFYKTPKIYYDRSQARGRPFYYYAYGAACAEVIVDTLTGEYKMLRTDILHDVGASLNPAIDTGQVEGGFIQGMGWLTMEELVWNDKGKLMTNGPASYKIPAVADMPLDLRVRLVENRKNPEDTVFHSKAVGEPPFMLGIAAWCAIKDAVASLGDYRQQPKIDAPATPERVLWGCEQMRGLRVVAAEPAETELASL